Proteins encoded in a region of the Helicobacter sp. 11S03491-1 genome:
- a CDS encoding DMT family transporter, with product MKYSQSSLGIIYMAASSFCFALMNAFVKVLSPSLSPMENIFFRSFVMSLFVLGIFIFSPPNNKNKKKGGWGKLAFRAIIGGLSMLALFYNIATIPLGTATAFAQSVPIYTVIFSIIFLRERPRIGVIIATIIGFVGVICISNPSVGGLGAKNIFAGVFSGVSAALAFVTLRSLRDYFDEKSVVFAFGITMTLIGGIGMLMNIPHLSNGWSSPSGIEWIYVLAVGLSGTFGQQFLTRAYMLAPAGIVAPIDYSRIIWGVILGLILGDKIPDFVSSLGIVFILISGILIALPVFLRDIKRMKNA from the coding sequence ATGAAATATTCGCAGTCAAGTTTAGGTATTATTTATATGGCAGCTTCATCGTTTTGTTTTGCATTGATGAATGCCTTTGTAAAAGTTCTTTCGCCTAGTTTGTCGCCAATGGAAAATATATTCTTTCGGTCTTTTGTGATGAGTTTATTTGTGTTAGGGATATTTATTTTCTCTCCTCCAAATAATAAGAACAAGAAGAAAGGTGGTTGGGGAAAGTTAGCATTTCGAGCAATTATTGGTGGGCTAAGTATGCTTGCTTTATTTTATAATATTGCTACAATTCCTTTAGGGACAGCTACAGCATTTGCTCAAAGCGTGCCTATTTATACGGTTATTTTTTCAATAATATTCTTGCGTGAACGACCTAGAATAGGCGTTATTATAGCAACTATTATTGGTTTTGTCGGTGTGATTTGTATTTCAAATCCAAGCGTTGGGGGATTGGGAGCTAAAAATATATTTGCAGGTGTTTTTAGTGGTGTAAGTGCAGCATTAGCGTTTGTTACTCTCAGAAGTTTGAGGGACTATTTTGATGAAAAAAGTGTTGTATTTGCTTTTGGAATTACAATGACTTTGATTGGAGGAATAGGGATGCTTATGAATATTCCTCATCTCTCAAATGGTTGGAGTTCTCCTAGTGGGATTGAATGGATTTATGTTTTAGCTGTAGGTTTATCAGGAACCTTTGGGCAGCAATTTCTTACACGCGCCTATATGCTTGCTCCTGCAGGAATTGTTGCTCCTATTGATTATAGTCGGATTATTTGGGGGGTGATTTTAGGGTTGATTTTGGGAGATAAGATTCCTGATTTTGTGAGTAGTTTAGGGATTGTATTCATTTTGATTTCAGGGATTTTGATTGCCCTGCCCGTATTTTTGCGAGATATAAAAAGGATGAAAAATGCTTGA
- the ilvA gene encoding threonine ammonia-lyase, which translates to MVDLKKIQEARCRIQSVIESNPLSFAPKLSQEVGAQIYLKKENLQRTGAFKIRGAFNKIANMNEEERKNGVIASSAGNHAQGVAYAASYFNIPSIIIMPEATPLLKVIATKKLGAEVILAGDNYDEAYAHALKLAQEQKLHFIHPFADDEVMAGQGSIALEMIEEEPQINLVLVPIGGGGLIGGIASAYRALKPDVRVIGVTAKGAPAMRESFKARSIQKVDSVRTIADGIAVRDVNEKNYRYICEGVSDIVAVDDEEIASGILYLLENQKLVVEGAGASVVAALLHKKIDLKLTDKVGIVLSGGNIDVTMLNLIIEKGLIKSDRKMKFKVILIDKPGSLQKLTDTLTQVGANIVQIDYDRVSTSLDYGDASVTLALETKGKDHKEEIRFKLLERGYKFNEVI; encoded by the coding sequence ATGGTAGATTTAAAAAAAATTCAAGAAGCTCGCTGTCGGATTCAATCTGTTATAGAATCTAACCCACTTTCTTTTGCACCCAAACTTAGCCAAGAAGTTGGCGCTCAAATTTATTTAAAAAAGGAAAATCTTCAACGCACAGGGGCATTTAAAATACGAGGCGCTTTTAATAAAATTGCAAATATGAATGAAGAAGAACGCAAAAATGGGGTCATTGCATCTTCTGCAGGGAATCATGCGCAAGGAGTTGCTTATGCGGCAAGTTATTTTAACATCCCTTCAATTATTATTATGCCAGAGGCTACGCCTCTTTTAAAGGTGATTGCTACAAAAAAATTAGGTGCAGAAGTAATATTAGCAGGAGATAATTATGATGAAGCCTACGCTCATGCTCTTAAACTTGCCCAAGAACAAAAACTTCATTTTATCCATCCTTTTGCTGATGATGAGGTGATGGCCGGACAAGGAAGTATCGCGCTGGAGATGATCGAAGAAGAGCCCCAAATTAATCTTGTTTTGGTTCCTATTGGGGGTGGAGGATTGATTGGTGGGATTGCAAGTGCATATAGGGCGTTAAAGCCTGATGTTAGAGTCATTGGTGTTACAGCCAAAGGAGCTCCTGCAATGCGAGAAAGTTTTAAGGCCAGATCAATTCAAAAAGTAGATTCTGTTCGCACAATTGCTGATGGAATTGCAGTTAGAGATGTAAATGAAAAAAATTATCGTTATATTTGTGAGGGGGTAAGTGATATTGTTGCCGTAGATGATGAAGAAATTGCTAGTGGCATATTGTATTTGCTTGAGAATCAAAAGCTTGTTGTTGAAGGGGCAGGAGCGAGTGTAGTTGCAGCGCTTTTGCATAAAAAAATTGACTTGAAACTTACTGATAAAGTAGGGATAGTTTTAAGTGGCGGTAATATTGATGTAACGATGTTAAATTTGATAATTGAAAAGGGCTTGATCAAATCAGATCGTAAAATGAAATTTAAAGTTATTTTAATTGATAAGCCCGGAAGTCTTCAAAAACTCACAGATACTCTTACTCAAGTGGGTGCAAATATTGTTCAGATAGATTACGATAGAGTAAGTACAAGCTTAGATTATGGGGATGCAAGTGTGACACTAGCCCTGGAGACAAAAGGCAAAGATCACAAAGAAGAAATTAGATTTAAGCTTTTGGAACGGGGCTATAAGTTTAATGAAGTTATTTAA
- a CDS encoding HugZ family heme oxygenase, translated as METGTILIHMNEHHQAELIGLLKKFGQIDNPKDVKLIGVDIGGINIAYNGGKDLRIEFPQKVSDKEHGLKNAIIELCQSIPKTLDIALVKKEMQDFMDETGSVVLSSLNPSNEVICTYAPLLRYKDKYYIYISEVSEHYASLSANPNNLEVMFLEDECKAKSVILRKRLRYRAKARFIDRTEEFDKVYDKFVERTGGSGGIKTIRNMMDFHLVALEFGKGRFVKGFGQAYDILNGEISYIGGAGNPHKIKK; from the coding sequence ATGGAAACAGGAACTATTCTTATTCATATGAATGAGCATCATCAAGCCGAACTTATAGGGCTTTTGAAAAAGTTTGGGCAAATAGATAACCCAAAAGACGTTAAGCTTATTGGTGTCGATATAGGGGGTATTAATATTGCCTATAATGGCGGGAAAGATTTGCGAATAGAATTTCCTCAAAAAGTTTCTGATAAAGAACATGGCTTAAAAAATGCAATTATTGAGCTTTGTCAAAGTATTCCAAAAACTCTTGATATTGCTTTGGTTAAAAAAGAAATGCAGGATTTTATGGATGAGACCGGTTCGGTTGTCCTTTCAAGCTTAAATCCTTCAAATGAAGTGATTTGCACTTATGCCCCGTTATTAAGATATAAAGATAAATATTATATTTATATTAGTGAAGTAAGTGAGCATTATGCGAGTTTGTCTGCAAATCCAAATAACCTTGAAGTAATGTTTTTAGAAGATGAATGTAAAGCAAAGTCTGTTATTTTAAGAAAACGTTTGCGATACAGGGCTAAAGCAAGGTTTATTGATCGCACAGAAGAATTTGATAAAGTTTATGATAAATTTGTGGAGCGTACAGGCGGAAGCGGAGGAATCAAAACTATTCGAAACATGATGGATTTTCATTTGGTTGCTTTAGAATTTGGCAAAGGTAGATTTGTCAAGGGATTTGGTCAAGCTTATGATATTCTCAATGGCGAAATCTCTTATATAGGAGGTGCAGGTAATCCACATAAAATAAAAAAATAA
- a CDS encoding CoA-binding protein has protein sequence MLDIKTALQEAKKIAIVGLSPDESKDSHQVGKYLQKIGYQIIPIYPKGENILGEKVYQELLEAIEDQKPDIVVVFRKAQACLQIALEVLKAKILPKVFWMQLGIWNPDARNILESKGIEVIENKCIKIEHQRILGE, from the coding sequence ATGCTTGATATAAAAACAGCACTTCAAGAAGCCAAAAAGATTGCTATTGTTGGTTTGAGCCCGGATGAGTCAAAAGATAGTCATCAGGTAGGTAAATATCTACAAAAAATAGGTTATCAAATTATTCCTATTTATCCAAAAGGGGAGAATATCTTAGGAGAAAAAGTTTATCAAGAACTTTTAGAAGCCATAGAAGATCAAAAGCCTGATATCGTTGTGGTATTTCGTAAAGCTCAAGCATGTTTGCAAATAGCCCTGGAAGTCTTAAAAGCCAAGATTTTACCAAAGGTTTTTTGGATGCAGCTTGGAATTTGGAATCCGGATGCCAGAAATATATTAGAATCCAAAGGAATTGAAGTTATAGAAAATAAATGTATTAAAATTGAGCATCAAAGAATATTAGGAGAATAG
- a CDS encoding prepilin-type N-terminal cleavage/methylation domain-containing protein, producing MRKAFSLFEMVIAVSVIGILVLFAIPKTDAALAIATNSLLEHILYVRHLALNDSLAYTHTNQTQWLIKRFPSIQPYKLVDQNPMWQIQFHLNGKYTLFSYSLYVDTPRFAPTTDYDGRPMSGDIIAISGGDRKCLSGYNNTNISDECKNNSSVFVRLHEAYGLENLSVIGDDFCRERRTARIYFDRFGIPYCGKEKRKLEHPFKIILQKKKETFIICILPVTGYSFVSQNKECV from the coding sequence ATGAGAAAAGCCTTTAGCTTATTTGAAATGGTGATTGCAGTTTCTGTTATAGGGATATTGGTCTTATTTGCTATCCCCAAGACAGATGCTGCATTGGCTATAGCTACAAATTCATTATTAGAACATATTCTTTATGTGCGCCATTTGGCATTAAATGATAGTTTAGCTTATACTCATACCAATCAAACTCAATGGCTCATCAAGAGGTTTCCAAGTATCCAACCTTATAAGCTGGTTGATCAAAATCCAATGTGGCAAATTCAATTTCATTTAAATGGTAAGTACACACTTTTTAGTTACAGTCTTTATGTAGATACGCCGCGTTTCGCACCTACTACTGATTATGATGGTCGTCCAATGTCCGGAGATATTATCGCTATTAGCGGGGGTGATAGAAAATGTTTGAGTGGCTATAATAATACCAATATATCTGATGAATGTAAAAATAACTCAAGTGTTTTTGTGCGACTTCATGAAGCTTATGGATTAGAAAACTTGAGCGTTATAGGAGATGATTTTTGTAGAGAAAGAAGAACAGCACGTATTTACTTTGATCGATTTGGAATCCCTTATTGCGGTAAGGAAAAAAGAAAATTGGAACACCCTTTTAAGATCATCTTACAGAAGAAGAAAGAAACTTTTATCATTTGTATTCTTCCTGTAACCGGTTATAGCTTTGTTTCCCAAAACAAGGAATGTGTGTGA
- a CDS encoding capsular biosynthesis protein, with translation MKKKIGILCDFDIAKRPRPFRLVKMLQENYEVFGIGRECSLIEGIECFSFPSPKTSKDRTKEEEEEIKNYCRNKLFDNLIYTSNRKVIRDILNFLSPLDVIVVEDIALLPFALDNKYLYPKTKILIDLREYYPLEYENNPLWLETFGEFFKYLCIKYLPQIDGAITVSDGIAKRYWYDFGIDAKVFHSLPPFHSLPPSKIDYPIEIIYHGFVSPDRESQNLLEIAKAFKNKFRLNMMVMSNQKNYLEELKQEAQNISSIKFLSPVIMGDIIKFCNPFDIGILTLMPNGFNNTYAMPNKFFEYIQSRLCVLSTPIPEIKKFISQYGIGKTSARFDISSIIETLDTLDVTNILDYKLAVCKIAKTFSMQTNTPKILNIVESMLI, from the coding sequence GTGAAGAAAAAGATAGGAATTCTTTGTGATTTTGATATAGCTAAGCGTCCCAGACCTTTTCGTCTTGTAAAGATGTTGCAAGAAAATTATGAAGTTTTTGGCATTGGGAGGGAGTGTTCTTTGATTGAGGGTATTGAATGTTTTTCATTTCCCTCGCCAAAAACTTCAAAAGATCGCACCAAAGAAGAAGAGGAGGAAATTAAAAATTATTGTAGGAATAAATTATTTGACAACCTTATTTATACATCTAATCGAAAAGTTATCCGGGATATTTTGAATTTTTTATCGCCGCTTGATGTGATTGTGGTAGAAGATATTGCACTCTTGCCTTTTGCTTTGGATAATAAATATTTATATCCGAAGACAAAAATTTTAATTGACTTGAGAGAATACTACCCGCTTGAATATGAAAATAATCCATTGTGGCTAGAAACTTTTGGAGAATTTTTTAAATATTTATGTATAAAATACTTACCTCAAATTGATGGTGCTATCACGGTGAGTGATGGGATAGCCAAACGCTATTGGTATGATTTTGGGATCGATGCTAAAGTTTTTCATTCTCTTCCTCCTTTTCATTCTCTTCCTCCTTCAAAGATTGATTATCCTATTGAGATTATTTATCATGGATTTGTTAGCCCTGATAGAGAATCGCAAAATTTACTTGAAATCGCAAAGGCATTTAAAAATAAATTTCGTTTAAATATGATGGTTATGAGTAATCAAAAAAATTATTTGGAAGAACTTAAACAAGAAGCCCAAAACATTTCTTCTATCAAATTCTTGTCTCCTGTAATTATGGGGGATATTATTAAATTTTGCAATCCCTTTGATATTGGTATTCTTACTCTTATGCCCAATGGATTTAATAATACTTATGCTATGCCTAATAAATTTTTTGAGTATATTCAATCAAGATTATGTGTGCTAAGCACCCCAATTCCTGAGATTAAGAAATTTATTTCTCAATATGGTATTGGAAAAACATCTGCCAGGTTTGATATAAGCAGCATTATAGAAACTCTGGATACATTAGATGTTACAAATATTTTAGATTATAAGCTTGCTGTTTGCAAAATAGCAAAAACTTTTAGCATGCAAACAAATACTCCAAAAATTTTAAATATAGTTGAATCTATGCTTATTTAA
- a CDS encoding glycosyltransferase family 39 protein, whose amino-acid sequence MLAKQTLGGIAIWLRFWLERHSQTKRSFDVVDIIFLIPAFLSVCLQFVMIDQISISYKEAYGFFYEKNFVFDIARLSTQIFGQNDYALRSPFVLIHFLNMILIYAIGRSYLKKPTDSLFVVFIYAMLPGINFSSILLVKSGLIIFISLLICYINMRYKKIPYITLFLSIFIDSSSSVLFLAVAFYAIKNKMPKTIIYCLCGFAINMNLFDLDIGGRPQGHFLDVLGEMAMLFSPFLFIYYNYTLYWAITKYQNNLMTYVSVVSLVFALMLSIRQNIDSEIFVPMSVVGLPIMIKSFFNDLRIRLPRFRSRYQMRFFIVFVALFLETFAIFGNKWSYYFSPKDNFAINYYIAKEIAQSLKQYGITSIYTKDQKLAMRLKFYGINTSKDLRLIKIPNGKKGDIGIRYMDRNIRSYNIIKIKSS is encoded by the coding sequence ATGTTGGCAAAACAAACACTGGGAGGGATCGCTATTTGGCTACGATTTTGGTTGGAGAGACATAGCCAAACAAAACGATCTTTTGATGTTGTAGATATTATTTTCTTGATACCGGCATTTTTAAGTGTTTGTTTGCAGTTTGTAATGATTGATCAAATCTCTATTAGCTATAAAGAGGCTTATGGATTTTTTTATGAAAAAAATTTTGTCTTTGATATTGCGCGTTTGAGCACTCAGATTTTTGGACAAAATGATTATGCTTTGCGATCGCCTTTTGTTTTGATACATTTTTTAAATATGATTTTGATTTATGCAATTGGAAGGAGTTATCTTAAAAAGCCAACAGATAGTCTTTTTGTCGTTTTTATTTATGCCATGTTACCTGGGATTAATTTTAGTTCTATCTTGTTGGTAAAAAGTGGGTTGATTATTTTTATATCTCTTTTGATTTGTTATATCAATATGCGTTATAAAAAAATTCCCTATATTACGCTTTTTTTAAGTATTTTTATTGATAGCAGTTCAAGTGTTTTATTTCTCGCAGTAGCTTTTTATGCCATCAAAAATAAAATGCCCAAGACAATTATTTATTGTTTGTGTGGGTTTGCGATTAATATGAATTTATTTGATTTAGATATTGGAGGGAGACCACAAGGACATTTTCTTGATGTATTAGGTGAAATGGCCATGTTATTTTCACCATTTTTATTTATTTATTATAACTATACGCTTTATTGGGCAATTACTAAGTATCAGAATAATTTGATGACCTATGTTAGTGTGGTAAGTTTGGTTTTTGCTTTGATGCTTTCTATTCGCCAAAATATTGATTCTGAAATATTTGTTCCTATGAGTGTTGTAGGATTGCCCATAATGATTAAAAGTTTTTTTAATGATTTAAGGATTCGTTTGCCTCGTTTTCGATCGCGTTATCAGATGAGATTTTTTATTGTATTTGTAGCTTTGTTTTTGGAGACTTTTGCTATTTTTGGCAATAAATGGAGCTATTATTTTAGCCCCAAAGATAACTTTGCCATCAATTATTATATTGCAAAAGAGATTGCCCAATCACTCAAACAATATGGGATTACCAGTATTTATACAAAGGATCAAAAACTTGCTATGCGTCTTAAATTTTATGGAATTAACACTAGCAAAGATCTTAGGTTAATTAAAATTCCTAATGGCAAAAAAGGAGATATTGGCATTCGCTATATGGATAGAAATATTCGTTCTTATAATATTATTAAGATAAAGTCATCATGA